One stretch of Daphnia pulicaria isolate SC F1-1A chromosome 6, SC_F0-13Bv2, whole genome shotgun sequence DNA includes these proteins:
- the LOC124344013 gene encoding carboxypeptidase B-like: MSLLFTLLVLTCAFVVDQVSTEEDKAVSYSGYQVWRITTLSKEEHQVVLKMIEHFGLELWRWQESQTINTPIDVLVPPQSQIKVKQQLDQANISFVVKVADLQEDINDENPNLNASSYNTKAAHKMDWMSYHRLDDIYGYLNYLAETYPNLVQLINIGASYENRTLYVVRISNSSKPDTQPAVWIDGGFHAREWITPALATYIIQQLVEEPANAKLLFNIDWYIMPVVNPDGYEYSHVRNRLWRRTRSNTGSRRCQGVDLNRNFDFKWGGPGSSSNPCSDTFKGSKAFSEPEAVAYSKFIKSKSNQIKLYLSLHSYGQLILLPWGYAREYPSDYNETLALANLAASKFRAFSYRVGNTVDLLYRASGNSADWAKSIGIKYVYIVELPIRGFVLPASFILPVSKDFFPALDVLASKISTLNV, from the exons ATGTCGCTGTTGTTCACTTTACTCGTTTTGACTTGCGCGTTCGTCGTCGATCAGGTTTCAACCGAAGAAGATAAGGCCGTCTCATATTCAGGATATCAGGTCTGGAGGATCACGACCCTTTCGAAAGAAGAACATCAGGTCGTTTTGAAAATGATCGAACATTTCG GACTTGAGCTGTGGAGATGGCAGGAGAGCCAAACCATCAATACCCCGATCGATGTCCTTGTGCCACCGCAATCGCAAATAAAAGTGAAGCAACAATTGGATCAGGCCAACATTTCGTTTGTCGTCAAAGTCGCCGACTTGCAGGAAGACATTAATGACGAGAATCCCAATTTAAACGCTAGTTCTTACAATACGAAAGcgg CTCACAAAATGGATTGGATGAGCTATCACCGACTGGACGATATTTACGGCTACTTGAATTATTTGGCGGAAACGTACCCAAACCTTGTCCAGTTGATTAATATCGGTGCTTCATACGAAAATCGGACGCTCTACGTCGTTCGCATATCTAATTCATCCAAACCTGATACGCAACCCGCCGTTTGGATCGATggag GATTTCACGCCCGTGAGTGGATCACACCCGCGTTGGCCACATACATTATCCAACAGCTGGTCGAAGAACCGGCCAACGCGAAGCTTTTGTTCAACATCGACTGGTACATCATGCCGGTTGTCAATCCCGACG GTTATGAATACTCCCATGTGAGAAATCGTCTCTGGAGAAGAACCCGGTCCAACACAGGATCAAGGCGGTGTCAAGGTGTTGATCTGAACCGTAACTTTGACTTCAAG TGGGGTGGTCCAGGATCGAGCAGTAATCCCTGCTCCGATACATTCAAAGGATCCAAAGCCTTTTCTGAGCCAGAGGCTGTTGCGTATTCCAAATTCATCAAAAGCAAatccaatcaaatcaaa CTTTACTTGAGTCTTCACAGCTACGGCCAATTGATTCTGCTTCCCTGGGGTTATGCACGCGAGTACCCGTCTGATTACAACGAAACGTTGGCACTCGCCAATCTCGCAGCTTCGAAATTTCGCGCCTTCAGCTATAGAGTGGGAAATACAGTAGATCTTCTTTATCGAGCTTCAG GCAACTCGGCCGATTGGGCCAAATCGATTGGCATCAAATACGTGTACATTGTCGAGCTTCCCATCAGAGGATTTGTCCTACCGGCTTCATTCATTTTGCCAGTGAGCAAAGATTTCTTCCCCGCCTTGGACGTCTTGGCTTCGAAAATATCCACACTGAATGTTTGA